One Amorphoplanes digitatis genomic window carries:
- a CDS encoding FAD-dependent monooxygenase yields MTDELSCDVLVVGAGPTGLMLANWLVKLGVRVIVVDGKDGPTRESRALVVQARSIEVYDQLGLADAVLDAAHRAEALAPGFGRRVFGRIPLGPLVGDVTPYPWIEVLEQSRNEQILYANLQALGGSVRWGESVTSLTGGADRVEAVVGDITITARFCVGADGANSVVRKSRAIAFEGVTNPHTFYVIDATETSGLVEDAINVRPGKADFLLGFPMRGRGTWRLIGLVRDEDADGKLAEEDARARMQRDFAVTYAQSRWFATYKVHHRVAGKFRDGPFFLAGDAAHVHSPVGGQGMNTGLQDAHNLAFKLADVVHGRAADAWLDRYEAERRPVAKTLVATTDRLFGFITSQKTSLRVLRRVAVPVLASIGVRALPRTAGASRLFEYVSQTRIRYQLTPDAQSDPVVGRRLRWAGGNFEVLRSLQWQIHGYGGLTESDAPDLGLPVHLFDPAPQTTLLPGQLYLVRPDGFVAAQATPAEAAEVFRRAMPPAAAHHA; encoded by the coding sequence ATGACCGACGAGCTGAGCTGCGACGTTCTCGTGGTCGGTGCCGGTCCGACCGGGCTGATGCTGGCGAACTGGCTGGTGAAGCTCGGCGTCCGGGTGATCGTCGTGGACGGCAAGGACGGACCCACCCGGGAATCGCGGGCGTTGGTGGTCCAGGCGCGCAGCATCGAGGTGTACGACCAACTCGGCCTCGCCGACGCGGTCCTCGATGCGGCGCACCGGGCCGAGGCGCTCGCACCGGGCTTCGGCCGCCGCGTCTTCGGCCGGATCCCGCTCGGGCCGCTGGTCGGCGACGTCACGCCGTACCCGTGGATCGAGGTCTTGGAGCAGAGCCGCAACGAGCAGATCCTGTACGCGAACCTCCAGGCGCTCGGCGGCTCGGTCCGCTGGGGTGAATCGGTGACGTCGCTGACCGGGGGCGCCGACCGCGTCGAGGCGGTCGTCGGGGACATCACGATCACGGCCCGCTTCTGCGTCGGCGCCGACGGGGCCAACTCGGTGGTACGCAAGTCGCGCGCCATCGCGTTCGAGGGGGTCACCAACCCGCACACGTTCTACGTCATCGACGCGACGGAGACCTCCGGCCTGGTCGAGGACGCGATCAACGTGCGGCCCGGAAAGGCGGACTTCCTCCTCGGCTTCCCGATGCGGGGCCGCGGCACCTGGCGCCTGATCGGCCTGGTCCGCGACGAGGACGCCGACGGCAAACTGGCCGAGGAGGACGCGCGCGCCAGGATGCAACGCGACTTCGCGGTGACTTACGCGCAGTCCCGCTGGTTCGCCACCTACAAGGTCCACCACCGGGTCGCCGGGAAGTTCCGGGACGGCCCGTTCTTCCTCGCCGGGGACGCCGCGCACGTGCACTCCCCGGTCGGCGGCCAGGGCATGAACACGGGCCTACAGGACGCGCACAACCTGGCCTTCAAGCTGGCCGACGTGGTGCACGGCCGCGCCGCCGACGCCTGGCTCGACCGCTACGAGGCCGAGCGGCGGCCGGTCGCGAAGACCCTGGTGGCGACGACCGACCGGCTGTTCGGTTTCATCACCTCGCAGAAGACGTCGCTGCGCGTCCTGCGCCGGGTGGCCGTGCCGGTGCTGGCGTCGATCGGCGTCCGGGCGCTGCCGCGCACGGCGGGCGCGTCGCGTCTCTTCGAGTACGTGTCGCAGACCCGCATCCGCTATCAACTGACCCCGGACGCGCAGTCGGACCCGGTCGTCGGCCGCCGGCTGAGGTGGGCCGGCGGCAACTTCGAGGTGCTGCGCTCCCTGCAATGGCAGATTCACGGGTACGGCGGGCTGACCGAGTCCGACGCGCCGGACCTGGGGCTGCCCGTGCACCTGTTCGACCCGGCGCCGCAGACGACGCTGCTCCCGGGACAGCTCTACCTGGTGAGGCCGGACGGGTTCGTGGCGGCGCAGGCGACGCCGGCGGAAGCGGCCGAGGTCTTCCGGCGCGCGATGCCGCCCGCAGCCGCGCACCACGCTTGA
- a CDS encoding dipeptidase — protein sequence MSLTEDELRAAIARELPGVRADLERLVRIPGIAFDGFDHSHVERSAEAVAELLRGCDLEVQIVRGSGQPAVIGHKAAPAGAPTVLLYAHHDVQPAGDPALWTSDPFEPVERDGRLYGRGAADDKAGVMAHVAALRAFGDRLPVGVVVFVEGEEEFGSESLDELLVAHRDTLRSDVIVIADSGNWDIGVPALTTSLRGLVNCFVEVSTLGAAVHSGMFGGAVPDALTVLARLITTLHDENGAVAIEGLIGRENATVDYPEERFRHESGILDGVKLIGEGRLTDRIWSKPAVAVLGIDAPRTDGAPNALVPKAKAKLSVRLAPGDDWQSAYAAIRAHLEKFVPWGARVEVTLESGGAPCVIDATGPAYDAARSAFRDAWDGVAPVDMGVGGSIPFIATFQELFPGAAILVTGVEDPYAAAHGPNESLHLGEFARVCLAEALLLRNVAALGK from the coding sequence ATGAGCCTGACTGAAGACGAACTGCGCGCCGCGATCGCGCGGGAGCTGCCCGGTGTCCGTGCCGACCTGGAGCGGCTTGTCCGCATCCCCGGGATCGCGTTCGACGGCTTCGACCACTCGCACGTCGAGCGCTCCGCCGAGGCCGTCGCCGAGCTGCTGCGCGGCTGTGACCTCGAGGTGCAGATCGTCCGCGGTTCGGGCCAGCCCGCGGTCATCGGCCACAAGGCCGCCCCCGCGGGCGCGCCGACCGTCCTGCTCTACGCGCACCACGACGTGCAGCCGGCCGGCGACCCCGCGCTGTGGACCAGCGACCCGTTCGAGCCCGTCGAGCGCGACGGCCGCCTCTACGGCCGGGGCGCCGCCGACGACAAGGCCGGCGTGATGGCACACGTCGCGGCGCTGCGGGCGTTCGGCGACCGGCTGCCGGTCGGCGTCGTGGTCTTCGTGGAGGGCGAGGAGGAGTTCGGCTCCGAGTCGCTCGACGAGCTGCTCGTGGCGCACCGGGACACGCTGCGCTCCGACGTCATCGTCATCGCGGACTCCGGCAACTGGGACATCGGCGTGCCGGCCCTGACGACCTCGCTGCGCGGACTGGTCAACTGCTTCGTCGAGGTCAGCACCCTCGGCGCCGCGGTGCACAGCGGCATGTTCGGCGGTGCGGTGCCGGACGCGCTCACCGTCCTGGCGCGGCTCATCACCACCCTGCACGACGAGAACGGTGCGGTCGCCATCGAGGGCCTGATCGGCCGGGAGAACGCCACCGTCGACTACCCGGAGGAGCGCTTCCGCCACGAGTCCGGGATCCTCGACGGGGTCAAGCTGATCGGCGAGGGCCGGCTCACCGACCGGATCTGGTCCAAGCCGGCGGTCGCGGTGCTCGGCATCGACGCACCGAGGACCGACGGGGCACCCAACGCCCTGGTGCCCAAGGCGAAGGCCAAGCTGAGCGTGCGGCTCGCGCCCGGCGACGACTGGCAGTCGGCGTACGCGGCGATCCGCGCCCACCTCGAGAAGTTCGTGCCGTGGGGTGCGCGGGTCGAGGTGACGCTGGAGAGCGGCGGAGCGCCCTGCGTGATCGATGCGACCGGCCCGGCTTACGACGCCGCGCGGTCCGCGTTCCGCGACGCCTGGGACGGCGTCGCCCCGGTCGACATGGGCGTCGGCGGCTCGATCCCGTTCATCGCCACGTTCCAGGAGCTCTTCCCCGGCGCGGCGATCCTGGTGACCGGCGTCGAGGACCCCTACGCGGCCGCGCACGGCCCCAACGAGAGCCTGCACCTCGGCGAGTTCGCCCGGGTCTGCCTCGCCGAGGCGCTGCTCCTGCGCAACGTGGCCGCGCTGGGCAAGTGA
- a CDS encoding M48 family metallopeptidase gives MTTDDSRPARRRITLTGISSRAWEHPADRGALTALRELRGFDDVVKAFFGMWNERGFRLAYLAGAIRVDHRQYPRVYQRFTEAAATLDVAELPELYVEQSPMINGQAIGMDKPFIVITTGAVEKLDDEELRALLGHEIGHVRSGHAVYKTIMIILTRWAASLSWMPVGAITLRAIIVAMYEWWRKAELSADRAGLLAGQDPAASLRLLMKLAGGGDLSQIDTAAFLEQAAEYEGGGDLRDSIHKLGMTAWSTHPVPVARASELRRWIDAGDYGRILEGDYPRRDSDGNASVTEDVKAAADSYRQTFNTSQDPLVGLLRKFGGGAADMAGSAARGARDWANRGRGGEGETPPAPPES, from the coding sequence ATGACGACCGACGACAGCCGCCCGGCGCGGCGCAGGATCACGCTGACCGGCATCAGCTCGCGGGCGTGGGAGCACCCCGCCGACCGCGGCGCCCTCACCGCCCTGCGTGAGCTGCGCGGTTTCGACGACGTCGTGAAGGCGTTCTTCGGCATGTGGAACGAGCGCGGTTTCCGCCTGGCCTACCTGGCCGGTGCCATCCGCGTCGACCACCGGCAGTATCCGCGGGTCTACCAGCGCTTCACCGAGGCGGCCGCCACGCTCGACGTGGCCGAGCTGCCCGAGCTCTACGTGGAACAGTCGCCGATGATCAACGGCCAGGCGATCGGCATGGACAAGCCGTTCATCGTCATCACCACCGGTGCCGTCGAGAAGCTCGACGACGAGGAGCTGCGCGCGCTGCTCGGCCATGAGATCGGTCATGTCCGCAGCGGCCACGCCGTCTACAAGACCATCATGATCATCCTCACCCGCTGGGCCGCGAGCCTCAGCTGGATGCCGGTCGGCGCCATCACGCTCCGGGCGATCATCGTGGCGATGTACGAGTGGTGGCGCAAGGCCGAGCTCTCCGCCGACCGGGCCGGCCTGCTCGCCGGCCAGGACCCGGCCGCCTCGCTGCGCCTGCTGATGAAGCTCGCCGGCGGCGGCGACCTCTCGCAGATCGACACGGCCGCGTTCCTGGAGCAGGCGGCCGAGTACGAGGGCGGCGGCGACCTGCGGGACAGCATCCACAAGCTGGGGATGACCGCGTGGAGCACCCACCCGGTGCCGGTCGCGCGCGCCAGCGAGCTGCGCCGGTGGATCGACGCCGGCGACTACGGACGGATCCTCGAGGGCGACTACCCGCGCCGCGACTCCGACGGCAACGCCTCGGTCACCGAGGACGTCAAGGCCGCCGCTGACTCGTACCGGCAGACGTTCAACACCTCGCAGGACCCGCTCGTCGGCCTGCTCCGCAAGTTCGGCGGTGGCGCCGCCGACATGGCCGGATCCGCCGCCCGGGGCGCCCGCGACTGGGCCAACCGGGGCCGTGGCGGCGAGGGGGAGACGCCGCCCGCGCCGCCGGAGAGCTGA
- a CDS encoding uridine kinase family protein has translation MSAETYAALAERILATEPRLGPVRLVAVDGPSGAGKSRFAGRLAKVADIPVVHTDDLLDGWDDQFTFWERLEEQVLDPLRHGRPATYRRYLWHREEFGADPVTVEPGPAVLLEGVTAARRVIRPELSYSVLVTAPPELRWRRAIARDGRDDVAFRAYLERWRANEDEHFESDATAAHVDLLVDGAAEGTDDRYERLRPAPAD, from the coding sequence ATGAGCGCCGAGACCTATGCGGCCCTGGCCGAGCGGATTCTCGCCACCGAGCCCCGGCTCGGTCCCGTGCGGCTGGTGGCCGTCGACGGGCCAAGCGGGGCCGGCAAGAGCCGGTTCGCCGGACGGCTGGCCAAGGTTGCCGACATCCCTGTCGTGCACACCGACGATCTGCTCGACGGCTGGGACGACCAGTTCACCTTCTGGGAGCGGCTCGAGGAACAGGTGCTCGATCCGCTGCGGCACGGCCGGCCCGCCACCTACCGCCGCTACCTCTGGCACCGGGAGGAGTTCGGCGCGGACCCGGTCACCGTCGAGCCCGGTCCGGCCGTACTGCTGGAGGGCGTGACCGCCGCGCGGCGGGTGATCCGGCCGGAGCTTTCGTACTCCGTCCTGGTGACCGCGCCGCCCGAGCTGCGGTGGCGGCGTGCCATAGCCCGTGACGGGCGCGACGATGTTGCGTTTCGGGCGTACCTTGAGCGCTGGCGCGCAAACGAGGACGAGCACTTCGAGTCGGATGCCACCGCGGCGCACGTGGATCTTCTGGTCGACGGCGCGGCGGAGGGTACCGACGATAGGTACGAACGGCTCCGGCCGGCGCCGGCGGACTGA
- a CDS encoding cobyric acid synthase has product MSGGLLVAGTTSDAGKSVLTAGICRWLHRRGVKVAPFKAQNMSNNSVVVVGADGRGGEIGRAQAMQAAACGIAADIRFNPVLLKPGSDYSSQVVLLGQAVDTVTAGNYRSLRPRLAEAAHATLAELRAEYDAVICEGAGSPAEINLRDGDFVNMGLARHAGLPAIVVGDIDRGGVFAALFGTVALLSAEDQALVSGFVINKFRGDAGLLQPGLDMITAATGRPVHGVLPFNLDVWLDAEDSLAYGRVLGRPAAPRGTEWLRVAVVRLPRISNATDAEALATEPGVQVRLTIEPAEIADADLVVLPGSKATVSDLAWLRETGLADTIRAHAAAGKPLVGICGGFQMLAGTIHDDVESRLGTVAGLGLLPVDITFGERKTLARSRGAAWGQVPVSGYEIHHGYVSAGDPEPLMRYSDGAPEGAVVGAVCGTHWHGAFESDEFRRRFLTEAARQAGRTGFVVAPDTQFAQVRERALDVLGDLVEEHLDTDALWRLIETGPPNDFPFIPPGAPAAAGGATPHPRTGAGEDPGTG; this is encoded by the coding sequence ATGAGCGGCGGGCTGCTGGTCGCGGGGACCACCTCGGACGCGGGCAAGAGCGTGCTCACCGCCGGGATCTGCCGGTGGCTGCACCGCCGCGGCGTCAAGGTCGCCCCGTTCAAGGCGCAGAACATGTCCAACAACTCCGTCGTCGTGGTCGGCGCCGACGGGCGCGGCGGCGAGATCGGGCGTGCACAGGCCATGCAGGCCGCCGCGTGCGGGATCGCGGCGGACATCCGCTTCAACCCGGTGCTGCTCAAGCCCGGCAGCGACTACTCCAGCCAGGTCGTGCTGCTCGGCCAGGCCGTCGACACCGTGACCGCGGGCAACTACCGGTCCCTGCGGCCGCGCCTCGCCGAGGCCGCGCACGCGACGCTGGCGGAGTTGCGCGCCGAGTACGACGCGGTGATCTGCGAAGGGGCGGGCAGCCCCGCCGAGATCAACCTGCGGGACGGCGACTTCGTCAACATGGGCCTGGCCCGGCACGCGGGGCTGCCGGCGATCGTGGTCGGCGACATCGACCGGGGCGGGGTCTTCGCCGCGCTGTTCGGCACGGTCGCGCTGCTCAGCGCCGAGGATCAGGCGTTGGTCAGCGGATTCGTCATCAACAAGTTCCGCGGTGACGCGGGCCTGCTGCAACCGGGGCTCGACATGATCACCGCCGCCACGGGGCGGCCCGTGCACGGCGTGCTGCCGTTCAACCTGGACGTGTGGCTGGACGCCGAGGACTCCCTGGCGTACGGGCGGGTGCTCGGCCGGCCCGCCGCGCCGCGCGGCACCGAGTGGTTGCGGGTCGCGGTGGTCCGCCTGCCGCGCATCTCCAACGCCACCGACGCCGAGGCCCTCGCCACCGAGCCGGGTGTCCAGGTTCGCCTGACCATCGAGCCCGCCGAGATCGCCGACGCCGACCTGGTCGTGCTGCCCGGTTCCAAGGCGACGGTCAGTGATCTGGCCTGGCTGCGCGAGACCGGCCTCGCCGACACGATCCGCGCGCACGCCGCGGCGGGCAAGCCGCTCGTCGGGATCTGCGGTGGCTTCCAGATGCTCGCCGGCACCATCCACGACGACGTCGAGAGCCGTCTCGGCACCGTCGCCGGCCTCGGCCTGCTGCCGGTCGACATCACGTTCGGCGAGCGGAAGACCCTGGCCCGGTCGCGGGGCGCGGCCTGGGGGCAGGTCCCGGTCAGCGGCTACGAGATCCATCACGGGTACGTGTCGGCGGGCGACCCCGAGCCGCTGATGCGGTACTCCGACGGCGCACCGGAGGGCGCGGTCGTCGGGGCGGTCTGCGGCACACACTGGCACGGCGCCTTCGAGTCGGACGAGTTCCGCCGCCGGTTCCTGACCGAGGCGGCCCGGCAGGCGGGCCGGACCGGCTTCGTGGTCGCGCCGGACACCCAATTCGCACAGGTACGCGAACGCGCGCTCGACGTGCTCGGTGACCTGGTGGAGGAGCACCTCGACACGGATGCGCTCTGGCGTCTCATCGAAACGGGTCCGCCGAACGACTTTCCGTTCATCCCGCCGGGCGCCCCGGCCGCCGCCGGGGGAGCCACCCCGCACCCCCGCACCGGTGCGGGCGAGGATCCGGGCACCGGATGA
- a CDS encoding cobalamin biosynthesis protein, which yields MRILRPGAGAADAVGLLAGYALDAAFGDPRRLHPVAGFGRAAGVLERRLYAPKRRAGAAFTAVAVGVPVAAGLAAAAVTRRRPVARAALVAAATWTVLGGRTLRRESAVMARHLEQADLLAARGRLSHLCGRDPSALDEPELARATVESVAENTSDAVVAPLLWGGLLGLPGLLGYRAANTLDAMVGHRSSRYARFGTPSARLDDVLNLLPARLTGLLTIAAAPLARGESAEALRVWRRDRNDHPSPNAGQCESAMAGALGVRLGGRNVYFGRTETRPLLGDGPRPSAGDLRRAARISGAVGVGAVALAAGVALLRSGLVRR from the coding sequence ATGCGGATCCTGAGGCCGGGTGCCGGCGCTGCCGATGCCGTCGGGCTGCTCGCGGGCTATGCCCTGGACGCGGCGTTCGGTGACCCCCGGCGCCTGCACCCCGTTGCCGGCTTCGGCCGGGCCGCCGGCGTGCTGGAACGTCGCCTCTACGCGCCGAAGCGCCGCGCCGGGGCGGCGTTCACCGCCGTGGCGGTCGGTGTTCCGGTCGCGGCCGGGCTTGCCGCCGCCGCGGTGACCCGGCGGCGGCCCGTGGCCCGGGCCGCGCTGGTCGCCGCCGCGACCTGGACCGTGCTCGGCGGGCGCACGCTGCGTCGCGAGTCCGCCGTGATGGCCAGGCACCTCGAGCAGGCCGACCTGCTCGCCGCGCGGGGGCGGCTCAGCCACCTCTGCGGCCGCGATCCCTCGGCCCTCGACGAGCCCGAACTCGCCCGCGCCACCGTCGAATCGGTCGCCGAGAACACCTCCGACGCGGTGGTCGCGCCGCTGCTCTGGGGCGGGCTGCTCGGCCTGCCCGGGCTGCTCGGCTACCGGGCCGCAAACACCCTCGACGCGATGGTCGGGCACCGGTCTTCGCGGTACGCCCGGTTCGGCACCCCGTCGGCGCGCCTCGATGACGTGCTCAACCTGTTGCCCGCCCGGCTCACCGGGCTGCTCACGATCGCCGCCGCACCGCTGGCGCGGGGTGAGAGCGCCGAGGCACTCCGGGTGTGGCGCCGGGACCGTAACGACCACCCCAGTCCCAACGCCGGGCAGTGCGAGTCCGCGATGGCAGGCGCGCTCGGCGTACGGCTGGGTGGGCGCAACGTCTACTTCGGACGTACCGAGACCCGGCCGTTGCTGGGTGACGGACCGCGGCCGTCCGCCGGCGATCTGCGCCGCGCGGCTCGGATCTCCGGCGCCGTCGGCGTCGGCGCCGTTGCGCTCGCCGCGGGCGTCGCGCTGCTCCGATCCGGCCTGGTGCGCCGATGA
- a CDS encoding single-stranded DNA-binding protein has translation MFETNVVVVGNVLTAPEWRRTTSTNALVANFRVASTARRLDRETGRWVDGNQFRVRVNCWRRLAEGVASSVTVGDPIVVAGRLFTRDWTDADGNLRTTYEMEAVSVGHDLARGRGRFLRNKPAAATSTVENMEADGQVRGEAAEPVSDEEAPTVYGEGVLDGDEPTFEDVPAGLTMRGGTLEPFDIDMAIPPIDEPGSSDEPRSSDVPRSSDVPGSSDVAGSSGVPGSSDVAGSSGVPGSSDVAGSSGVAGSSGEVGGLGELGPSRGLDPSGEPEVEAAGEGGGGRRAGRGRSSRRQPVPA, from the coding sequence GTGTTCGAGACGAACGTCGTTGTCGTCGGAAATGTCCTGACTGCGCCGGAGTGGCGCCGCACCACCAGCACCAACGCGCTGGTCGCCAACTTCCGGGTGGCGTCGACCGCGCGGCGGCTGGATCGGGAGACCGGCCGCTGGGTCGACGGCAACCAATTCCGTGTACGGGTCAACTGTTGGCGCCGTCTCGCCGAGGGCGTGGCGTCCTCGGTGACGGTCGGCGACCCGATCGTCGTGGCGGGTCGCCTGTTCACCCGCGACTGGACCGATGCCGACGGCAACCTGCGCACCACGTACGAGATGGAGGCGGTGTCGGTCGGTCACGACCTGGCCCGCGGCCGCGGCCGTTTCCTCCGCAACAAGCCGGCCGCCGCGACGAGCACGGTGGAGAACATGGAGGCGGACGGGCAGGTTCGCGGCGAGGCGGCGGAGCCGGTCTCCGACGAGGAAGCCCCGACCGTGTACGGAGAGGGCGTCCTCGACGGCGACGAGCCGACGTTCGAGGACGTCCCGGCGGGGCTGACCATGCGCGGCGGCACTCTCGAGCCGTTCGACATCGACATGGCGATCCCGCCGATCGACGAGCCGGGGTCGTCAGATGAGCCCAGGTCCTCGGATGTGCCCAGGTCTTCAGATGTGCCTGGGTCGTCGGATGTGGCCGGGTCTTCGGGTGTGCCTGGGTCGTCGGATGTGGCCGGGTCTTCGGGTGTGCCTGGGTCGTCGGATGTGGCCGGGTCTTCGGGTGTGGCCGGGTCTTCGGGCGAGGTCGGCGGCCTGGGGGAGCTTGGGCCGTCGAGAGGGCTCGATCCTTCTGGTGAGCCCGAGGTGGAGGCCGCGGGCGAGGGCGGCGGCGGGCGACGCGCGGGCCGTGGTCGTAGCAGCCGACGGCAGCCTGTGCCCGCCTGA
- a CDS encoding alpha/beta hydrolase has translation METDVLGLPYERHTIDLGTDDEGAVIATLVRRRGDTPSRRAVLYVHGFVDYFFQTHLADFFVERGWDFYALDLRKYGRSLLEHQTPNFCRSLTDYYPELDEAVRIIREVDGHDQLLVAGHSTGGLVTSLWAHSRSGQGLVDGLFLNSPFFDFNVPWLLRRPLMKIVGRAGRRPYRAVPVPTLGLYGQSLHSDYRGEWTYDLAWKPLNGFPVRTGWLEAIRRGQARLRAGLSIDAPVLVACSTRTFRGRDWTEDVRVSDAVLDVEHIVRWAPRLGPRVMIARFDGGLHDLTLSGKDVRTEVFRELGRWVDAFVPPQGTPEVSVPPAPEDKADVATH, from the coding sequence GTGGAGACCGACGTCCTGGGCCTGCCGTACGAGCGACACACCATCGACCTGGGCACCGACGACGAGGGCGCAGTCATCGCGACCCTCGTCCGCCGCCGCGGGGACACCCCGTCGCGCCGCGCGGTGCTCTACGTGCACGGATTCGTGGACTACTTCTTCCAGACCCACCTGGCCGACTTCTTCGTCGAACGGGGCTGGGACTTCTACGCGCTCGACCTACGCAAGTACGGCCGCAGCCTGCTCGAGCACCAGACGCCCAACTTCTGCCGCAGCCTCACCGACTACTACCCGGAACTGGACGAGGCGGTCCGGATCATCCGCGAGGTGGACGGCCACGACCAGCTGCTGGTCGCCGGCCACTCCACCGGCGGCCTGGTCACGTCGCTCTGGGCACACTCCCGCAGCGGTCAGGGCCTCGTCGACGGCCTGTTCCTGAACAGCCCGTTCTTCGACTTCAATGTGCCGTGGCTGCTACGCAGGCCACTGATGAAGATCGTCGGCCGGGCCGGCCGCAGGCCTTACCGGGCGGTGCCCGTCCCCACCCTCGGCCTGTACGGACAGAGTCTGCACAGCGATTACCGTGGCGAGTGGACGTACGACCTCGCGTGGAAGCCGCTGAACGGCTTTCCCGTGCGTACGGGATGGCTCGAGGCGATCCGGCGCGGCCAGGCCCGCCTGCGCGCCGGGCTGTCCATCGACGCACCTGTGCTCGTAGCCTGCTCCACCCGGACCTTCCGCGGCCGCGACTGGACCGAGGATGTCCGGGTCTCCGACGCGGTCCTGGACGTGGAACACATCGTGCGCTGGGCGCCGCGCCTCGGACCACGGGTGATGATCGCCCGATTCGACGGCGGCCTGCACGACCTCACGCTCTCCGGCAAGGACGTCCGCACGGAGGTCTTCCGCGA